One genomic window of Aethina tumida isolate Nest 87 chromosome 3, icAetTumi1.1, whole genome shotgun sequence includes the following:
- the LOC109608630 gene encoding phenoloxidase-activating factor 2, translating into MVRVVLISVILGLAACQNNERDAAVNRLFSTAKPTFDELYEEKTEKPPESFGAIQKCGEGTDRGVRVCVPYYRCDGTTNTVIPDSEKPDEHKATDGAGLIDVRFGANSCQHYLDVCCKVGDGNVPNPSDNDNRNPTTDVPVPNPFPDTTSTTPSSPPVSLGCGVRNTNGVDFKITGNYDNEAEYGEFPWMVAILRSNYNPSVDKNLAICGGSLIGPNVILTGAHCVYNYKINDLIVRAGEWDTQTEKERLPYQERRVAKIILHQDFHPKTVVNDVALLILESPFKYQEHIAPVCLPQSSEILNSGRCFVTGWGKDIFGQEGRYSAILKKIELPIVPFDQCQSLLRTTRLGSHFQLHNSFMCAGGEAGKDACTGDGGSPLVCPDPGNPRRYIQVGIVAWGIGCGEEKIPGVYANVAKFRNWIDENLQQLNIGSSSYTN; encoded by the exons ATGGTGCGCGTGGTTCTGATCTCGGTGATCCTTGGATTGGCTGCGTGCCAAAACAATGAAAGAGATGCGGCCGTCAACAGACTGTTTTCCACAGCAAAACCCACCTTCGACGAGCTCTATGAGGAGAAGACGGAAAAGCCGCCAGAAAGCTTCGGGGCAATACAGAAATGCGGTGAGGGTACCGATCGGGGTGTGCGTGTTTGCGTACCGTACTACAGGTGCGATGGGACCACAAATACAGTCATCCCAGATTCGGAGAAGCCTGATGAGCACAAGGCCACAGATGGAGCTGGTCTGATTGACGTAag ATTTGGAGCAAACAGCTGTCAGCACTACCTCGATGTCTGTTGTAAGGTTGGCGATGGCAACGTTCCTAATCCGTCCGACAACGACAATAGGAATCCAACCACAGACGTTCCTGTACCTAATCCTTTCCCGGACACTACAAGTACAACACCGTCATCTCCTCCGGTTAGTTTGGGCTGTGGCGTCAGGAACACAAACGGTGTTGACTTCAAAATCACCGGTAACTACGACAATGAAGCAGAATATGGGGAGTTCCCCTGGATGGTGGCGATCCTCAGATCTAACTATAATCCAAGTGTTGACAAGAATCTGGCCATTTGCGGCGGTTCGCTCATTGGACCCAATGTTATTTTGACTGGAGCACATTGTGTATACAA tTACAAAATAAACGATTTGATAGTCAGAGCAGGAGAATGGGATACACAGACTGAAAAAGAAAGACTTCCTTACCAGGAAAGAAGGGTAGCGAAAATCATTTTACATCAGGACTTCCATCCAAAAACTGTAGTGAACGATGTTGCTCTGTTGATCCTGGAAAGTCCCTTTAAATATCAAGAACACATAGCTCCAGTTTGTTTACCACAATCGTCTGAAATCCTTAACTCTGGAAGGTGCTTCGTCACTGGATGGGGCAAGGATATTTTTG GACAAGAAGGAAGATACTCCGCTATTTTGAAGAAGATTGAACTTCCGATTGTTCCGTTTGATCAATGTCAATCGCTTTTGAGAACGACCAGGTTGGGCAGTCATTTCCAACTTCATAATAGTTTTATGTGTGCCGGTGGTGAAGCTGGAAAAGATGCCTGCacg GGTGATGGTGGAAGTCCACTGGTTTGTCCCGATCCTGGAAATCCAAGACGTTACATTCAGGTGGGAATAGTCGCTTGGGGAATTGGTTGTGGTGAAGAAAAAATCCCTGGTGTCTACGCTAATGTGGCCAAGTTTAGAAACTGGATAGATGAAAATCTTCAGCAACTCAACATAGGTTCTAGCTcgtatacaaattaa
- the LOC109608640 gene encoding phenoloxidase-activating factor 2 encodes MINLMFAVCLVAICLVSVQSGDIDDLIKEVFDSSPSPVTPSSQNKVHDRNCTCVPYYLCSHSTDALNDEGIIDIRNVEFSCPSYIEVCCEAQDLIKPKTKTGCGHRGGVGTRSTKDDKKAQFGEFPWMVAILEKKNIDSQILNVYQCGGTLIHPEVVLTLADCLDPKKTYRIRAGEWDTTTNQELFPHQDRELKSIVIHPNYKGNKLENNVALLFLESPVTFAENINVVCLPPKDQNSDNSKCVSTGWGKDAPGKKGKYQVIMKKIDLPVVPLDSCNKKVQSLNVTKLDDSVICAGGNDGQYICKGDEGGPLVCPIDGKEERYYQAGIATVNSCDNKIPSVFVRLAGFRVWIDEQMKIKNLNIDSYQY; translated from the exons ATGATTAATCTGATGTTCGCAGTTTGCCTTGTGGCAATTTGTTTAGTTTCGGTCCAATCTGGAGACATAGACGACCTGATTAAAGAAGTTTTTGACTCATCCCCATCACCGGTTACTCCATCTTCGCAAAACAAGGTTCATGATAGAAACTGCACGTGTGTTCCGTATTATCTTTGTTCTCACTCTACTGATGCTCTAAATGACGAAGGCATCATTGATATTAG AAATGTGGAATTTTCATGTCCAAGTTACATAGAAGTATGTTGTGAAGCACAAGATTTGATAAAACCGAAAACAAAAACTGGATGTGGTCACAGAGGTGGCGTTGGAACTCGATCAACTAAAGATGACAAGAAAGCACAATTTGGAGAATTTCCTTGGATGGTTGCCATActggaaaagaaaaatatcgATTCACAAATCTTAAACGTTTACCAATGCGGCGGCACCTTGATACATCCCGAGGTCGTTCTAACGTTGGCTGACTGTTTAGATCCGAAAAAAACGTATAGAATACGTGCTGGAGAATGGGATACGACAACGAATCAAGAACTCTTCCCGCATCAAGATCGGGAGTTAAAATCTATCGTCATTCATCCCAATTACAAGGGAAACAAACTGGAAAACAATGTAGCCTTACTGTTCTTGGAGTCGCCAGTAACTTTCGCTGAAAACATAAACGTCGTATGTCTGCCTCCAAAAGACCAAAACTCGGATAATTCTAAATGCGTCTCTACCGGATGGGGCAAAGACGCTCCTGGAAAAAAGGGTAAATACCAAGTTATCATGAAAAAGATTGATCTTCCTGTAGTTCCCCTGGACAGTTGCAACAAAAAGGTACAATCTCTTAATGTCACCAAACTGGATGACTCAGTAATTTGCGCTGGCGGCAATGACGGTCAATACATTTGCAAGGGGGATGAAGGAGGACCTTTGGTTTGTCCCATTGACGGCAAAGAAGAGAGATATTATCAAGCTGGAATTGCCACCGTCAATTCCTGTGACAACAAAATACCCAGTGTTTTTGTGAGGTTGGCCGGATTTAGAGTGTGGATCGAtgaacaaatgaaaattaagaatttaaatatagattcTTATCAGTACTGa
- the LOC109608636 gene encoding phenoloxidase-activating factor 2 — protein sequence MTSNNNILVLLLKKCFLSILLFTCTVYCQNKDQLLVDTAFGENPYCYDCTCVPSAQCKNTNGDNIINLRFQSVSCVEDDALCCRDEDIIREEKKNDTTAPKTKQPCGTRRSDGVGLFRINDNDNTEFGEFPWMIALFHEEHDSDISADVYKYKCGGSLIHPQVVLTGAHCVPKDIKKLIVRAGDWDLNSTDEVVPHQERKVQTFIIHPKYNRGSLHNDVALLFLETAFAEAENIDVVCLPPQNTNSDNSRCIATGWGKTSFNKTALLQRILKIVELPIVEHESCQAKLRTTKLGKYFILDPSFICAGGMPGVDVCTGDGGSPLICPVKGKDQYYQAGIVAWGIGCKSDVPGAYVNVALFRDWIDEQMKAQNFNISIYQY from the exons ATGACGTCTAACAATAACATACTGGTTTTATTGCTCAAAAAGTGTTTTCTAtctattttgttgtttacttGCACCGTTTATTGTCAAAACAAAGATCAGTTATTAGTGGACACCGCATTTGGAGAAAATCCTTACTGTTATGATTGCACATGCGTCCCTTCTGCCCAATGCAAAAATACAAATGgagacaatattattaatctaag ATTTCAGTCAGTTTCTTGCGTCGAGGATGACGCACTTTGCTGTCGCGACGAAGACATAATAAGAGAAGAAAAAAAGAATGACACCACCGCacctaaaacaaaacaacCTTGCGGAACCCGTCGTTCAGATGGAGTAGGACTTTTCAGAATAAATGACAATGATAACACCGAATTCGGTGAATTCCCCTGGATGATCGCATTGTTCCACGAAGAACACGACTCCGATATTTCGGCGGATGTTTACAAGTACAAATGCGGCGGATCTCTCATACATCCGCAGGTCGTACTTACAGGAGCTCACTGTGTGCCTAAGGACATAAAAAAGTTGATTGTGCGAGCGGGTGATTGGGATTTGAATTCTACGGACGAGGTAGTACCACATCAGGAACGAAAAGTACAGACGTTTATAATACATCCTAAATACAATCGTGGTTCTTTGCACAACGATGTCGCTTTGCTGTTCCTCGAGACCGCCTTTGCTGAAGCTGAAAACATAGATGTTGTGTGTTTACCTCCCCAAAATACAAATTCGGACAATTCGAGGTGCATTGCGACTGGATGGGGTAAAACCAGCTTCAACAAGACGGCCCTTCTGCagcgaatattaaaaattgttgaactgCCCATTGTTGAGCACGAGTCATGTCAAGCAAAATTAAGAACCACGAAACTCGGCAAGTACTTTATACTGGATCCTAGTTTTATATGTGCGGGAGGAATGCCTGGAGTAGATGTTTGTACGGGAGATGGAGGAAGCCCTTTAATATGTCCTGTAAAAGGGAAGGATCAGTACTATCAAGCGGGAATTGTCGCCTGGGGAATTGGATGTAAATCTGACGTTCCTGGAGCTTACGTGAACGTTGCTCTGTTTCGGGATTGGATTGATGAGCAAATGAaagcacaaaattttaatataagtatCTATCAATACTGA
- the LOC109608678 gene encoding phenoloxidase-activating factor 2-like isoform X2, with protein MAFGKFLILLAVTVTLVRADGDDPNVDQKIKEIFGDIGKDTQSSTSAPINLQPTGIPGTGSCSCVPYYLCNNGSINTNGEGVIDIRITEPSCSSYIEVCCDEGSKTDEPITPPPPVTKRKGCGYRNEEGVGFRITGDKDNEAQFGEFPWMVAVLREESIEGSEPKLNIYQCGGALIHPQVVVTAAHCVAGKKTSFKIRAGEWDTQTTQELYPHQDREVVSVVIHKDYYAGALYNDIALLFLDKPVTPAENVDVVCLPPQSHLSDNSRCFASGWGKDVFGKEGKYQVILKKIDLPVVPYKSCQDKLRTTRLGKFFELHQSFICAGGEPGKDTCKGDGGSPLVCPIAGQPDRYYQAGIVAWGIGCGENNTPGVYVNVALFRDWIDAQLKSNNIDVSTYQY; from the exons ATGGCCTTtggaaaatttttgattttactgGCAGTGACCGTCACATTAGTCCGGGCAGACG GAGACGATCCGAATGTCGACCAGaagattaaagaaatattcggAGACATAGGCAAGGATACACAATCCTCAACAAGCGCACCAATCAATCTCCAACCAACGGGAATACCCGGAACTGGATCCTGTTCTTGTGTGCCATACTACCTTTGCAATAATGGTTCTATCAATACCAATGGCGAAGGAGTTATTGATATAag aATAACAGAACCATCGTGCTCAAGCTACATTGAGGTATGTTGTGATGAAGGTAGCAAAACTGACGAACCTATTACGCCACCACCGCCAGTCACAAAGAGGAAAGGCTGCGGTTATCGTAACGAAGAAGGAGTAGGATTCAGAATTACCGGTGACAAAGATAACGAGGCGCAATTCGGTGAATTTCCATGGATGGTTGCAGTATTACGTGAAGAGTCGATTGAAGGAAGCGAGCCCAAATTGAACATATATCAATGTGGAGGCGCACTGATTCATCCCCAAGTCGTGGTGACAGCCGCACATTGCGTAGCCGGAAAGAAAACATCTTTCAAGATCAGAGCGGGAGAGTGGGACACCCAAACCACTCAAGAATTGTACCCACATCAAGATCGGGAAGTTGTCAGCGTTGTAATCCACAAAGATTATTATGCGGGAGCCTTGTACAACGATATTGCGTTGCTGTTCCTGGACAAACCAGTGACTCCGGCTGAGAATGTCGACGTTGTTTGTTTGCCACCGCAATCGCACCTTTCTGACAATTCTAGATGTTTCGCCAGTGGATGGGGTAAAGACGTTTTCgggaaagaaggaaaataccAGGtcattttgaagaaaattgatcTTCCTGTCGTTCCATACAAATCTTGCCAAGACAAACTGAGAACCACTAGATTGGGCAAATTTTTCGAACTGCACCAAAGCTTCATTTGTGCCGGAGGTGAACCAGGAAAAGACACATGTAAAGGCGATGGCGGAAGTCCTCTGGTGTGCCCAATTGCCGGACAACCTGACAGATATTACCAAGCTGGAATAGTAGCTTGGGGCATCGGTTGTGGTGAGAACAATACACCTGGAGTCTACGTCAACGTCGCCCTCTTCAGAGACTGGATAGACGCACAGttgaaatcaaataatatcgACGTGTCAACAtaccaatattaa
- the LOC109608678 gene encoding phenoloxidase-activating factor 2-like isoform X1, protein MAFGKFLILLAVTVTLVRADGKSLSELIDGLQNEREEMLGDDPNVDQKIKEIFGDIGKDTQSSTSAPINLQPTGIPGTGSCSCVPYYLCNNGSINTNGEGVIDIRITEPSCSSYIEVCCDEGSKTDEPITPPPPVTKRKGCGYRNEEGVGFRITGDKDNEAQFGEFPWMVAVLREESIEGSEPKLNIYQCGGALIHPQVVVTAAHCVAGKKTSFKIRAGEWDTQTTQELYPHQDREVVSVVIHKDYYAGALYNDIALLFLDKPVTPAENVDVVCLPPQSHLSDNSRCFASGWGKDVFGKEGKYQVILKKIDLPVVPYKSCQDKLRTTRLGKFFELHQSFICAGGEPGKDTCKGDGGSPLVCPIAGQPDRYYQAGIVAWGIGCGENNTPGVYVNVALFRDWIDAQLKSNNIDVSTYQY, encoded by the exons ATGGCCTTtggaaaatttttgattttactgGCAGTGACCGTCACATTAGTCCGGGCAGACGGTAAGTCATTATCAGAGTTAATCGACGGTTTGCAAAATGAGAGAGAGGAAATGTTAGGAGACGATCCGAATGTCGACCAGaagattaaagaaatattcggAGACATAGGCAAGGATACACAATCCTCAACAAGCGCACCAATCAATCTCCAACCAACGGGAATACCCGGAACTGGATCCTGTTCTTGTGTGCCATACTACCTTTGCAATAATGGTTCTATCAATACCAATGGCGAAGGAGTTATTGATATAag aATAACAGAACCATCGTGCTCAAGCTACATTGAGGTATGTTGTGATGAAGGTAGCAAAACTGACGAACCTATTACGCCACCACCGCCAGTCACAAAGAGGAAAGGCTGCGGTTATCGTAACGAAGAAGGAGTAGGATTCAGAATTACCGGTGACAAAGATAACGAGGCGCAATTCGGTGAATTTCCATGGATGGTTGCAGTATTACGTGAAGAGTCGATTGAAGGAAGCGAGCCCAAATTGAACATATATCAATGTGGAGGCGCACTGATTCATCCCCAAGTCGTGGTGACAGCCGCACATTGCGTAGCCGGAAAGAAAACATCTTTCAAGATCAGAGCGGGAGAGTGGGACACCCAAACCACTCAAGAATTGTACCCACATCAAGATCGGGAAGTTGTCAGCGTTGTAATCCACAAAGATTATTATGCGGGAGCCTTGTACAACGATATTGCGTTGCTGTTCCTGGACAAACCAGTGACTCCGGCTGAGAATGTCGACGTTGTTTGTTTGCCACCGCAATCGCACCTTTCTGACAATTCTAGATGTTTCGCCAGTGGATGGGGTAAAGACGTTTTCgggaaagaaggaaaataccAGGtcattttgaagaaaattgatcTTCCTGTCGTTCCATACAAATCTTGCCAAGACAAACTGAGAACCACTAGATTGGGCAAATTTTTCGAACTGCACCAAAGCTTCATTTGTGCCGGAGGTGAACCAGGAAAAGACACATGTAAAGGCGATGGCGGAAGTCCTCTGGTGTGCCCAATTGCCGGACAACCTGACAGATATTACCAAGCTGGAATAGTAGCTTGGGGCATCGGTTGTGGTGAGAACAATACACCTGGAGTCTACGTCAACGTCGCCCTCTTCAGAGACTGGATAGACGCACAGttgaaatcaaataatatcgACGTGTCAACAtaccaatattaa